GTTCGTGAGGACGAGTCGCGAATGTGGCGCCACCTCGGTGAAGCGGGAACGGGTCGCGTGAGAGGTCGGCTGGCCCATCTGCTTCATCGCGGCGATCATCTCCGGTGAGTCGGCAATCATGTCGTACCGAAGGGCGCCGCCTACGCGTGCATCGAGTTCGTGCACCGCGGCACGGAAGCCCTGTGGTCCCCACCACGACTCGAAGCCCTCTTTCGTGGTCCAGAGCGCCCAGATGTCCTCGATTCCTGCCCGGTAGGTGCGCTCGATGACGACCTTCGCCTTCTCGTTGCTCATTTCCGCTGCCCCTTCTCTTCGACTCGGCGAGTCTGTTGTTGTTGCTGCTTCTTCTCCAGTGCGGCTCCGAAGCGATCGAGGCGCGCCTCCCATAGCTGCCGGTACCCGGTGAGCCACCCATCGAGTTCCTGAAACGGCTCCGGCTTCAAGGCGTAGAGGCGACGCTGCCCATCCGGCCGCATCGAGACGAAGCCCGACTCCGACAGGATGCGCAGATGCCGCGAGACACCTGACTGATGGATTCCGGCCTTCTCGACGACGTCACTGACCTGCTGCTCACCGTACCGAAGGGTCTCGACGATGCGGCGGCGCGTCGGGTCGGCGAGCACCTGGAAGACGTCAAGTTGCATGAACATGCATATACACATCCATGCATATATTCGTCAAGGCCGGCGCCCAACGCAAGCGCACGGGCCAGGCGAGGCGCCGTCGTGTCGGCACCTGGAGCCCTCTGGCGGGGCCCTGCTCGGAAGAACTCCGTGGCGACAGCCTCGATTCGAGCTGCCTGCTCCCTTACTCAGCGGGCCGTCGAAGCCGGCTCCGGAGGCGGTATCATGGCGTGTGCTCGCTGAGGGCCGCTCACCAGGATCTTACCACCACGACTTCGAAGTGGACCGCGATGCACTACTTGAGCCTCACGGCTGAATTCAAAGCATCCCACGCAGTCACCTTCCCGGACGGCCAGCGCGAGCCCCTGCACACGCACGACTGGTGGGTCCGCGTCTGGGTGAAGGCGCGAGCGCTGAATCATTGGGACGTCATCATCGACTTCAAGGATCTCCAGGACATCATCGTTCGGGTGTGCCGGGAGCTGCATGACACGAACATCAACGAGCACCCCTACTTCAAGACGGTGAACTGCACGGCCGAGCGCGTCACCGAGTACGTCTTCAAGCAGGTGGAGTCGGGCCTGCCCGAGGGCGTCACGCTCGACCGGGTGCACCTGCGTCGGACGGGCGGCGAGCTTCCAGAGGCCGAGTACGCGCATGCGAGGGACTGACCGTTGAGGATTGCTCCTGACTCCGCGCTCGCCTCCCGAGGGCTGGACGGTTAGAAA
The Myxococcus xanthus genome window above contains:
- a CDS encoding SRPBCC family protein gives rise to the protein MSNEKAKVVIERTYRAGIEDIWALWTTKEGFESWWGPQGFRAAVHELDARVGGALRYDMIADSPEMIAAMKQMGQPTSHATRSRFTEVAPHSRLVLTNVIDFLPGVAPYESKIAVDFLPSGDGVRMVVMLDAMHSEEFTKMQQEGFTSQLTKLDSRFA
- a CDS encoding ArsR/SmtB family transcription factor, giving the protein MCICMFMQLDVFQVLADPTRRRIVETLRYGEQQVSDVVEKAGIHQSGVSRHLRILSESGFVSMRPDGQRRLYALKPEPFQELDGWLTGYRQLWEARLDRFGAALEKKQQQQQTRRVEEKGQRK
- a CDS encoding 6-pyruvoyl trahydropterin synthase family protein, encoding MHYLSLTAEFKASHAVTFPDGQREPLHTHDWWVRVWVKARALNHWDVIIDFKDLQDIIVRVCRELHDTNINEHPYFKTVNCTAERVTEYVFKQVESGLPEGVTLDRVHLRRTGGELPEAEYAHARD